Within the Myxococcus virescens genome, the region TCGCTTGACGGGTCGACTTCGGTGGTTATTATCCGCCGCGCCTGGGCGTTAGCACTCATGAGGTGCGAGTGCTAACCCCATGGGTCGCGAGGCCCTTTTTCAACCCCCAAGCAGCTTTCGGTTGCCAACGGAAACGGCGCCGGAAGCGACACGTAAGGAGCAGGCCATGAAGATTCGTCCCCTGCAGGATCGGCTCATCGTCAAGCGCGTCGCCGAGGAGAACAAGACCAAGGGCGGCCTCTTCATCCCCGACACGGCGAAGGAGAAGCCCCTCGAGGGCAAGGTCATCGCCGTGGGCAACGGCAAGGTGCAGGAGGACGGCAAGGTCCGTCCGCTGGACATCAAGGCCGGCGACACCATCCTGTTCAGCAAGTACGCGGGCACCGAGATCAAGCTCGACGGCGAGGAGCACCTCATCCTCCGTGAAGAGGATGTGCTCGGCGTCATCGAGAAGTAATCCGGCTTCCCCCACTCTTCCTTCAAGGAACCATCCAAATGGCGAAGGACATTCTTTTCGACGTGCGCGCGCGTGAGGCCATCCTCCGCGGCGTCAACATCCTGGCCGATGCGGTCAAGGTCACCCTGGGCCCCAAGGGCCGCA harbors:
- the groES gene encoding co-chaperone GroES, whose product is MKIRPLQDRLIVKRVAEENKTKGGLFIPDTAKEKPLEGKVIAVGNGKVQEDGKVRPLDIKAGDTILFSKYAGTEIKLDGEEHLILREEDVLGVIEK